The window gtttggaggagaaagaatgctgagttgcatccaaagaacactatacctactgtgaaTCATGGGGttagaaacatcatgctttggggctgatcTTCTGCTaagtgaccaggacgactgatctgtgtaaaggaaagaattaatggggccatttatcgtgagattttgagtgaaaacctccttccatcagcaagggcattgaagatgaaacatggctgggtctttcagcatgacaatgatcccaaacacactgcctgggcaaccaaggagtggcttcgtaagaagcatttcaaggtcctggagtggcctagccagtctccagatctcaaccctatagaaaacctttggagtgagttgaaagtctgtgatgCCAAGCGACAGCCCCAGAAATTCACATgagtttatgtattttttatctcagaatgtctctcatagttgaagcactcagacggatccctccaaggaacagcccaggataaaggcagcgcacaagacttcaaaggtaaaaatggtttatttaccaggcatgcaatgcgtttcgctggatgaccagcttcatcaggcatgatgaagcTGGTCAtccagcgaaatgcgttgcataccgggtaaataaaccatttttacctttgaagtcttgtgcgctgcctttatcctgggctgttccttggagggattcgtctgagtgcttcacctgtgttgccaggagcggctgccgttCTTTGCCCGTCGAAGGGTTATCTCACgctttcaccatagttgtacttggtcgcagtacaagtACACTTGGTGAGCATTTCTGCTTGTTTTCCATCTCCTCTTTACAttacgttatcacactaggagcgctctccttgtttgtatttttctcatagttgaggtatacctatgatgaaaattgcagGCCTTTCtcaatctttttaagtgggagaacttgcataattggtgactgactaaatactttttgcccaacTTTAAATGATATGATGATCTGCAAGTTAAGTACAATGGACTAAAGAATTCCCATTGTTAAACAACTCAGTCattacatgattttttttaaaggaaaagacGAACATTAAATGATTATGATGGCGCCCAACTCTACTCCAACAGCAGATTTTGGGGGAAAGAAGGACCAAACATGTTAGATTTCAATATGCTTGATCCTTTCTGCTCAAGGGATATTAAAACCTCCAGGAAAGATTTGAGAGGAATAGCTATTGGTCAAACAATATCTAACATGTATGGCcaccttaaaaaggggtactcctgtgccccAGAATTCTGAACATTTTCTTCAGAATTCTTGGAGCAGGTGGCCATGATCATGACCtcatacatgaatggagggggtgtggcatttgtttagaatgccaggtgctgagagatcacagggagggggggaggcagaagcgggacccccgcgatcagacatcttatcccctattctttggataggtgataagatgtctggcagcagagcacccctttaactataacacaaaatataaaaattcttAAAGGAGTCAAAAAATTATTACATCAATGGCAAAATATACTGTACCAATTGTAAACTGGATGACATGTATGCTTTTACTTTACAATTTTCCTACAGAGAGAATGGGATTCTTTTTATAAATACTAGAGGAGGTCCCAAGCTGGGAACCCCTTCCACCTATACAATGTTCATATGCCTAATACTAAATTTCAACATCAAATAGTATTGGTTTAGACTAGCAATTATGATTTACTTGTATACAATTGTTGACCTCTTTATCCTAGTACAGTAGTTTAAATCCTTTATTATCCCTATTTATTATAGTTTCTAATATGATGACTATACTTAGCTGACCACTTACCTGTGATAAAGTATTTTCTGGCTGATTATTTGCCACAGCTGTAGATTCATCAGTGTCAATGAGATTCTCTGTGGGAACGTTCTGCACTGGTTTCAGATAAGCAATTTCATTCTGTTTTGAgtccagagtcacacacacatcaTAAGAGAATGGGAAAGGTAAACTTGTATCACTGATCTCAGAAGGACATCCCAGGGTGAACTGTGGATACGCACTTTGGCTAAATGCTCCAAATGATGTTGGCATGCTTGTTTTTCTAAATTTTGATATCACTATAATGACTACAGTTACAATGAACAAAAAAGAGATCAGAGCAATTGAAACTACAAGGTAGAACGTAGTATTGGAGGATAGATCTGAATTAATAGGTTGATgttttatttctggtgcaacttgTTGAAAGTTTTCAGCAACAACTAAGCTTAAAGTAACTGTAGATGACAGAGAGGGGACTCCATTGTCCTTCACCAGAACCACAACTTTTTGTCTTAAAGAATCCATGTCTGGAAGATCCCTGCTGATTCTCATTTCACCATTATATTGACCAATGGTAAATAAAGATGGCTCTTGAACCTGTAGTAAATGATAGGAGAGCCAGGCATTGTGTCCAGAGTCAGCGTCCACTGCAATCACTTTGGTGACTAGATAACCTTTCTCGGCAGAGTGAGGAATAAACTCAAATAATGCTGATCCCTCCGTGTCTGCTGATGGGTAGAAGATCTTAGGAGCATTATCATTCTTATCAATGATACATATCCTCACTGTGACATTACTGCTTAGAGGAGGAGATCCACTGTCTTTAGCCATCACCTGGAACTGAAATTCCCGCAACTGTTCATAGTCAAATGATCTCTGGGCATAAATAATTCCAGTCATTGAGTTAATGGAAACATAAGATGAGACTGGAATATCATCTATGTTATTGCTAAGAATAGAGTAAgtaattttagcattttcattaatATCTTCATCAGATGCATAGATACGATGTATTGAAGTCCCTTGCATATTGTTTTCTTGCATGTAGACAACATAACTTTGCATCTCGAAGGCTGGTGCATTGTCATTCACATCAGAAATATTCAACTGAACTGTTTTATTGGTAGATAGTTGAGGAGATCCATTATCTATAGCTGTAATAGTTATGTTATATTGAGAAACTTTCTCTCTATCAACGGACGTTGTAGTTACTAATTTAAAATAATTTCCTGAGGTTGATATTAACTGGAATGGCACGTTTTCGGAAAGTTCACAAGTAACCTCCCCATTCTCTTTGCTATCTAAGTCATGGACATTGAGAAGTGTTATAATTGTACCTGGTGGAGAATCCTCTGGAATAGATGTTAGAAGAGACGTGACTGTTATTTGTGGCGCGTTGTCATTGACATCAGTTACATCAATATAGATCTTGCAGTGAGCAGCAAGGTTCCCCCCATCTTTAGCTTCCACAGTCAGCTCATATCTTTCTGTGATTTCATAGTCAATATTTCCAATCACATTAATACTTCCATTAACTGGATCTAAACTAAAGACCGAGTAGATAGTTTCAAGAACATCACTAAATGAGTATCTTATTTGTGCATATAAATCTTCATCTTCATCTACTGCATTCAATTGAAGAACCAGAAAACCAAAAGGAACATTTTCATTTAAACTTATTTCATAAATATCTTTATCAAATTTGGGAAAGTTATCATTCACATCTTGAACTACAATTTTTATGAGGGCAGTCCCGGTTTTAGAAGGTGCCCCCCCATCAGAAGCTATTAGGATTAAATCGTACATACTTTGTTTTTCTCTATCTAGGGCTTTCTCTAAAACAAGTTCAGGATGTTTAATTCCATCTTTGGTTGTTTTTATTCCTAGTGAGAAGTATTCATTGTCATTTACCTTATAGTCCTGTACAGAATTGATTCCGATATCAGGATCCTGGGCCAGTCCCAAAGTTAAACGTACTCCAGGTAAAGCCGACTCACTAACTGCAGTGTCAAAAACACTCTTTGAAAAACTTGGAGAATTATCATTTACATCCTCGATTTCCACTTTGATTGTATATAAATGTAAAGGATTTTCAATCACAGCCTCGAAACTGATTAGACAATTTTGTTTTGCTCCACAGAGAGTCTCtctatctattctttctgcaacATACAATTCTCCATTTTCTAAGTTTATATTAAAGTACTGAATGTTTCCTCTAGAAAAAATATGGAAATTCCTTACTTGAAGTTCCTTTATTTGTAATCCCAGATCCTTTGCTATGTTTCCTACTGTGGATCCCTGCTTTAATTCCTCATGGATTGAGTACTGAAGCTGAGCAAAGGTATGCCCAGATAtaaggaaaagaagaaaaaatgctaCTTGCCATTTCATTGTGCTTTTTCCAGAATGGTCAGTCTTCTTAATCATTTGAGAAGTGATATTTCTGATTCGTAATATATTTTTGAATATCCACAAAGGAAAGTAAACAAAACAATGTAtccaatattatattataataaaacCAGCTGCAGGAGGATGCATGCAGATCCTTTATTGTGTCTTGTCCTGCAGATTCTTGCTATGAAATTGTAGCAGGTACTGAAAGCTGTTAGAATTCCTTTCCAATAAACAGTCAAACAGTGGCACTTAGAGTCTACTTATGGAACTGCAGCAACGCTGGTTTTTATTTACTCTTTCAGTAAGTATGTAGATAAAGTATCTAAAAGTACAGGTATAAGTGTAATATATcaaaaaatactatatatatatatatatatatatatatatataaaacaactgTATTTAAATACAAAGATTATCTAAATACAAAGTTTAAAAGTGCATTTAATGCATCCTGGTCTTTACTTAAGTCTGTTATGGAATTGCCAAGTGGAATTTCAATGCGGAATTCCACCCggatattccatagtgtgaacctagtcttacaCTACGTATTACAATATGACACCATTTTTTATGAGAATCATTTTCGAATACAAGTAaaatttctttttactttttgtgaTGCGTACAGCAGACTAAGTTTTCACAATGTACAGGGAAAACAAAAATAGTGCAGTGaaattgatataaaaagtgtcatttttttatataataatgtgCTCCAATAAAAGCATCAAcacttaatttttctttaaataatgTGTGCACTGACAGatgcttttccatagactttaatataaccatttttttttttagataaaatgaTGCCTCTTTATATAGCTATTTtattgtagtattttttttttttactttacaatgTGTAAACCTAGCAACTGAGGGCAATTTTCTATATGGTGGAAGATGTAGAACAAGGAGAAAAATCTCAAAGGATCACATGAAGATTGAATGTATCACTGATGCTCACCAACAGTTGGAAATTACTGTATATGGacagattaaaaaataataataatgattttatGGACAACATGCTTTGAGGGGTTTAATCTGCTCTTTGTAAGGTCCTTAATTGTATATggacaagtaaaaaaaagtaaagcaaTATATTTATGAACAACATGTTTTGAGGATATATTCCCCTTTTTGTCAGGTGCTTAACCTTATTATCACAGACAGGACTACAGTGAAAGCTGACACTAGTAAATAGATAATACAAGATCTTTTTGCAGTAGCTGATGTTCAGGGCTGTGGAATGACCACTACACTGGAGCATGCCTAAAAATGTCTCCCATAAAAGTGAATATGGTCTGTTCCAGACTATTGATCCTTTGAGGCTTGctgtaaaatatacataaaaacagCTTATGCAAGATGGTTGCCAAGATAATAATGTAAGTAATAGaaaaatattagaaaaaaaagaacatgtttcagcaTCTCtaatcaatgaaaaaaaaaatctgggtaatttattccctttaaaggggtactccacccctagacaggggataagatatctggttgtgggggtcccaccact is drawn from Hyla sarda isolate aHylSar1 chromosome 4, aHylSar1.hap1, whole genome shotgun sequence and contains these coding sequences:
- the LOC130267390 gene encoding protocadherin gamma-B1-like isoform X41; its protein translation is MIKKTDHSGKSTMKWQVAFFLLFLISGHTFAQLQYSIHEELKQGSTVGNIAKDLGLQIKELQVRNFHIFSRGNIQYFNINLENGELYVAERIDRETLCGAKQNCLISFEAVIENPLHLYTIKVEIEDVNDNSPSFSKSVFDTAVSESALPGVRLTLGLAQDPDIGINSVQDYKVNDNEYFSLGIKTTKDGIKHPELVLEKALDREKQSMYDLILIASDGGAPSKTGTALIKIVVQDVNDNFPKFDKDIYEISLNENVPFGFLVLQLNAVDEDEDLYAQIRYSFSDVLETIYSVFSLDPVNGSINVIGNIDYEITERYELTVEAKDGGNLAAHCKIYIDVTDVNDNAPQITVTSLLTSIPEDSPPGTIITLLNVHDLDSKENGEVTCELSENVPFQLISTSGNYFKLVTTTSVDREKVSQYNITITAIDNGSPQLSTNKTVQLNISDVNDNAPAFEMQSYVVYMQENNMQGTSIHRIYASDEDINENAKITYSILSNNIDDIPVSSYVSINSMTGIIYAQRSFDYEQLREFQFQVMAKDSGSPPLSSNVTVRICIIDKNDNAPKIFYPSADTEGSALFEFIPHSAEKGYLVTKVIAVDADSGHNAWLSYHLLQVQEPSLFTIGQYNGEMRISRDLPDMDSLRQKVVVLVKDNGVPSLSSTVTLSLVVAENFQQVAPEIKHQPINSDLSSNTTFYLVVSIALISFLFIVTVVIIVISKFRKTSMPTSFGAFSQSAYPQFTLGCPSEISDTSLPFPFSYDVCVTLDSKQNEIAYLKPVQNVPTENLIDTDESTAVANNQPENTLSQQAQPNGEWRFSQAQRPGPSGAQPAEEAGVWPNNQFETERLQAMILASANEAAEGTSGLGGGTGTMGLSARYGPQFTLQHVPDYRQNVYIPGSTLTPTNAGGKRDGKGGGNKKKSGKKDKK